In Rhodobacter xanthinilyticus, a single window of DNA contains:
- a CDS encoding substrate-binding domain-containing protein → MKTVKYTVSALAIVAASASGALARDQVQSAGSSTVLPYATIVAEAFGENFDFPTPVVESGGSGAGRKKLCEGVGENTIDIANSSSRIKQSDIDLCAQNGVNEIMEVRFGYDGIVFASDIGGADFAFTPSDWYNAIAANVVKDGALVANTAKTWADVNAALPAQDILAFIPGTKHGTREVFDTKVLEAGCEATGALAKFVEAAGGDEKEGAKKCLDLRTDGVSVDIDGDYTETLSRIDANKNAIGVFGLSFYQNNTDKLKVATMDGIVPSTETIASGDYPVSRPLYFYVKKAHIGVIPGLKEYIEFFVSDDMAGPEGPLAAYGLVSDPELAKTQEMVAAETPMGPLN, encoded by the coding sequence ATGAAAACCGTGAAATACACCGTCTCGGCCCTGGCGATCGTCGCCGCCTCGGCTTCGGGTGCCCTCGCCCGTGACCAAGTCCAGTCGGCCGGCTCCTCGACCGTGCTGCCCTATGCCACGATCGTCGCCGAAGCCTTTGGCGAGAACTTCGATTTCCCGACCCCGGTGGTCGAATCGGGTGGTTCGGGCGCTGGCCGCAAGAAGCTCTGCGAAGGCGTTGGCGAAAACACCATCGACATCGCGAACTCGTCCTCGCGCATCAAGCAATCGGACATCGACCTCTGCGCCCAGAACGGCGTGAACGAGATCATGGAAGTCCGCTTCGGCTATGACGGGATCGTCTTCGCCTCGGATATCGGCGGCGCCGATTTCGCCTTCACCCCCTCGGATTGGTACAACGCGATCGCCGCCAATGTCGTCAAGGACGGCGCGCTCGTCGCCAACACCGCGAAGACCTGGGCCGATGTGAACGCCGCGCTCCCGGCGCAAGACATCCTCGCCTTCATCCCGGGCACCAAGCACGGCACCCGTGAAGTGTTCGACACCAAGGTGCTCGAAGCCGGCTGTGAAGCCACCGGCGCGCTGGCGAAATTCGTCGAAGCCGCGGGCGGCGACGAGAAAGAAGGCGCCAAGAAGTGCCTCGACCTGCGCACCGACGGCGTTTCGGTCGACATCGACGGCGACTACACCGAGACCCTGTCGCGCATCGACGCCAACAAGAACGCGATCGGCGTGTTCGGCCTGTCGTTCTACCAGAACAACACCGACAAGCTGAAAGTCGCGACCATGGACGGCATCGTGCCCTCGACCGAGACCATCGCCTCGGGCGACTATCCGGTCTCGCGTCCGCTCTACTTCTACGTCAAGAAAGCGCATATCGGCGTCATCCCCGGCCTGAAGGAATACATCGAGTTCTTCGTGTCGGACGATATGGCCGGCCCGGAAGGCCCGCTGGCCGCCTACGGCCTCGTGTCGGACCCGGAGCTCGCCAAGACCCAGGAGATGGTCGCGGCCGAGACCCCGATGGGCCCGCTGAACTAA
- the pstA gene encoding phosphate ABC transporter permease PstA — protein sequence MTLEATNTGSSLYRTDARTKRRNAAEKRFRFYGMATVAFGVLALLLLLGSILGSGLSAFRQTTMDLTVTLDEKVLDKKGARDPADLAKVTTVGYAKLLETALIQEVTEKGLAPAGMKPKDIAGLISKEAPAQLRNKVLAHPDLIGQTITFNVLANGRVDGFFKGRVTMESAALDSNISPEQLTLAQAMRDAGLMSMGFNLGFITAPDASELRPEAAGLGVAVLGSAYMMLIVLVLSLPIGVAASIYLEEFAPKNWITDLIEVNISNLAAVPSIVFGILGLAAFINFAGMPQSSPVVGGLVLTLMTLPRIIIPARAALKSVPPSIKDAALGVGASKMQTVFHHVLPLATPGILTGAIIGLAQALGETAPLLLIGMVAFVRDYPAAPPEGFFDPASAIPVQIYSWTQRADPAFTERASGAIIVLMIFLLVMNSLAVVLRRKFERRW from the coding sequence ATGACGCTCGAAGCGACCAACACCGGCTCCTCGCTTTACCGCACCGACGCCCGCACCAAACGCCGCAACGCCGCCGAGAAGCGCTTCCGCTTCTATGGCATGGCGACGGTGGCCTTCGGGGTGCTCGCGCTCCTGCTGCTTCTCGGCTCGATCCTCGGCTCGGGGCTCAGCGCGTTCCGCCAGACCACGATGGACCTCACCGTCACACTCGACGAGAAGGTGCTCGACAAGAAGGGCGCGCGCGACCCGGCCGATCTCGCCAAGGTCACGACGGTGGGCTACGCCAAGCTCCTCGAGACCGCGCTGATCCAGGAAGTCACCGAGAAGGGCCTCGCGCCCGCGGGGATGAAACCCAAGGACATCGCCGGGCTGATCTCGAAAGAGGCCCCCGCGCAGCTGCGCAACAAGGTGCTCGCCCACCCCGATCTGATCGGCCAGACGATCACCTTCAACGTGCTCGCGAACGGCCGGGTGGATGGCTTCTTCAAGGGCCGCGTCACGATGGAAAGCGCCGCCCTCGACAGCAATATCTCGCCCGAACAGCTCACCCTCGCGCAGGCGATGCGCGATGCGGGGCTGATGTCGATGGGCTTCAACCTCGGCTTCATCACCGCGCCCGACGCCTCCGAGCTGCGCCCCGAGGCCGCGGGCCTGGGCGTGGCGGTGCTCGGCTCGGCCTATATGATGCTGATCGTGCTGGTCCTCTCGCTGCCGATCGGGGTCGCGGCCTCGATCTATCTCGAGGAATTCGCGCCGAAAAACTGGATCACCGACCTGATCGAGGTGAATATCTCGAACCTCGCCGCGGTGCCCTCGATCGTCTTCGGGATCCTCGGCCTCGCCGCCTTCATCAACTTCGCCGGGATGCCGCAGAGCTCGCCGGTGGTGGGCGGGCTGGTGCTCACGCTGATGACCCTGCCGCGGATCATCATCCCGGCGCGCGCCGCGCTCAAATCGGTGCCGCCCTCGATCAAGGACGCAGCACTCGGCGTCGGCGCCTCGAAGATGCAGACCGTGTTCCACCACGTCCTGCCGCTCGCGACCCCGGGGATCCTGACCGGCGCGATCATCGGCCTCGCGCAGGCGCTCGGCGAAACCGCGCCGCTGCTGCTGATCGGCATGGTCGCCTTCGTGCGCGATTACCCCGCCGCGCCGCCCGAGGGCTTCTTCGACCCGGCCTCGGCGATCCCGGTGCAGATCTACAGCTGGACCCAGCGCGCGGACCCCGCCTTTACCGAACGCGCCTCGGGGGCCATCATCGTGCTGATGATCTTCCTTCTCGTAATGAACTCGCTCGCGGTTGTGCTGCGGCGCAAATTCGAACGGCGCTGGTAA
- the phoU gene encoding phosphate signaling complex protein PhoU has translation MSQHILSAFDRDLEAVQALVVKMGGMVEAQILDSAAALETRDEELAEAVRKRDKAVDGLEEKINEEAARLIALRSPAASDLRVALTVIKIAGSLERVGDYAKNIAKRAQLLMSMPAINGSSGAIRRMAQASETMLKDAIDSYIQRDAVLAADVRARDVEIDQMYNALFREFLTYMLEDPRNITACMHLHFIAKNIERMGDHATSIAEQVIYLVTGEMPEESRPKSESVTPFDAAER, from the coding sequence ATGAGCCAGCATATCCTTTCCGCATTCGACCGTGATCTCGAGGCCGTTCAGGCGCTCGTGGTGAAAATGGGCGGCATGGTCGAGGCCCAGATCCTCGACAGCGCCGCCGCGCTCGAAACCCGTGACGAAGAGCTCGCCGAAGCCGTGCGCAAGCGCGACAAGGCGGTCGACGGGCTCGAGGAGAAGATCAACGAAGAGGCCGCGCGGCTGATCGCGCTGCGCTCGCCCGCCGCGAGCGACCTGCGCGTGGCGCTCACCGTGATCAAGATCGCGGGCAGCCTCGAGCGCGTCGGCGATTACGCCAAGAACATCGCCAAACGCGCGCAACTCTTGATGTCGATGCCGGCGATCAACGGCTCCTCCGGGGCGATCCGCCGCATGGCCCAGGCCAGCGAGACCATGCTCAAGGACGCGATCGACAGCTACATCCAGCGCGACGCCGTGCTCGCCGCCGATGTGCGCGCCCGCGATGTCGAGATCGACCAGATGTATAACGCGCTGTTCCGCGAATTCCTGACCTACATGCTCGAGGATCCGCGCAACATCACCGCCTGCATGCACCTGCATTTCATCGCCAAGAACATCGAGCGGATGGGCGACCACGCCACCTCGATCGCCGAACAGGTAATCTATCTCGTCACCGGCGAGATGCCCGAGGAAAGCCGCCCGAAAAGCGAAAGCGTCACCCCCTTTGACGCGGCGGAGCGCTAA
- the pstC gene encoding phosphate ABC transporter permease subunit PstC, producing MSLGILTLIVIALAGIGYVIGRRLALKKAGGDARRLHSLPGYYGQSVFLFTAVPALVVLGLWILVQPALIESRVSAHLTSADIPEGSSLSLVMSDVRRIAGGLDLIAAQGALSEDALTNMRADLSDIRGRLATVGVAVGDTIRPGVFEAAKTYRDMTAAGATAMSVLTLALALAGMAFALTRITAEFRARNVSETFVRWLLIGASLVAILTTVGIVLSLVFETVHFFRLYPLDKFFFSATWNPKFGGGSDLGILPLIWGTLYVSFIALFVAVPVGIFSAIYLAEYAPKKIRATAKPMLELLAGIPTIVYGLFALITVGPLLRDYFAAPLGLGSSSSSVLTAGLVMGIMLIPFVSSLSDDIINAVPQSLRDGSYGLGATQSETVKQVILPAALPGIVGAILLAASRAIGETMIVVLGAGAAAKMSLNPFEAMTTVTVKIVSQLTGDTEFASPETLVAFALGLTLFVFTLCLNVLALYIVRKYREQYE from the coding sequence ATGAGCCTCGGTATCCTGACCCTGATCGTGATCGCGCTCGCAGGCATCGGCTATGTGATCGGCCGCCGCCTCGCGCTGAAGAAAGCAGGGGGAGACGCGCGGCGGCTCCACTCCCTGCCCGGCTATTACGGGCAATCCGTTTTCCTGTTCACCGCCGTGCCCGCGCTTGTCGTGCTCGGCCTGTGGATCCTCGTGCAGCCCGCGCTCATCGAGAGCCGGGTGAGCGCGCATCTCACCTCCGCCGATATCCCCGAGGGCTCGAGCCTGTCGCTGGTGATGAGCGACGTGCGCCGCATCGCGGGCGGGCTTGACCTGATCGCCGCGCAAGGCGCGCTGAGCGAGGACGCCCTGACCAACATGCGCGCCGATCTGAGCGATATCCGCGGCCGCCTCGCCACGGTGGGCGTTGCGGTGGGCGACACGATCCGCCCCGGCGTGTTCGAGGCCGCCAAGACCTACCGCGACATGACCGCCGCCGGCGCCACCGCGATGAGCGTGCTGACGCTGGCACTGGCGCTGGCCGGCATGGCCTTCGCGCTGACCCGGATCACCGCCGAGTTCCGCGCCCGCAACGTCTCGGAAACCTTCGTGCGCTGGCTCCTGATCGGCGCCTCGCTCGTCGCGATCCTGACGACGGTGGGCATCGTGCTCTCGCTCGTCTTCGAGACGGTGCATTTCTTCCGCCTCTACCCGCTCGACAAGTTCTTCTTCTCCGCGACCTGGAACCCGAAATTCGGCGGCGGCTCCGATCTCGGCATCCTGCCGCTGATCTGGGGCACGCTCTATGTCTCCTTCATCGCGCTCTTCGTCGCGGTGCCGGTGGGGATCTTCTCGGCGATCTATCTCGCCGAATATGCGCCCAAGAAGATCCGCGCCACCGCGAAGCCCATGCTCGAACTCCTCGCCGGGATCCCGACGATCGTCTACGGCCTCTTCGCGCTGATCACGGTGGGGCCGCTCCTGCGCGATTATTTCGCCGCGCCGCTGGGGCTTGGCTCCTCCTCGAGCTCGGTTCTGACCGCGGGCCTCGTCATGGGCATCATGCTGATCCCCTTCGTCTCCTCGCTCTCCGATGACATCATCAACGCGGTGCCGCAATCGCTGCGCGACGGCTCCTACGGGCTTGGCGCGACGCAATCGGAAACCGTGAAACAGGTGATCTTGCCCGCCGCGCTGCCCGGCATCGTCGGCGCGATCCTGCTCGCGGCCTCGCGCGCCATCGGCGAGACGATGATCGTGGTGCTCGGCGCGGGGGCGGCGGCGAAGATGTCGCTCAACCCCTTCGAGGCGATGACCACCGTCACCGTGAAGATCGTCAGCCAGCTCACCGGCGATACCGAATTCGCCTCGCCGGAGACGCTCGTCGCCTTCGCGCTCGGGCTGACGCTCTTTGTCTTCACGCTGTGCCTCAACGTTCTCGCGCTCTACATCGTGCGCAAATATCGGGAGCAATACGAATGA
- the tsaD gene encoding tRNA (adenosine(37)-N6)-threonylcarbamoyltransferase complex transferase subunit TsaD — translation MTQVLTFLGLESSCDDTAAAVVRSGPEGTEILASVVAGQTELHAAFGGVVPEIAARAHAEKLDLCVEEALAGAGVRLGDLDGVAVTAGPGLIGGVMSGVMCAKGIAAGAGLPLVGVNHLAGHALTPRLTDGIAFPYLMLLVSGGHCQFLIAHGPEEFTRLGGTIDDAPGEAFDKTAKLLGLPQPGGPAVEAEAATGNARAFALPRPLLDRPGCDMSFSGLKTALLRARDAAVAEHGGLPRQVRADLCASFQAAVRDVLAEKSRRALAIYLAQAPGEPVFAVAGGVAANKALRAELETVCAKLGVRFTAPPLRLCTDNAAMIAFAGIERFRMGARDGMDLLARPRWPLDRSAPALVGSGKKGAKA, via the coding sequence ATGACACAGGTGCTGACATTTCTCGGGCTGGAGTCGAGCTGCGACGATACCGCGGCGGCGGTGGTGCGCAGCGGGCCGGAGGGCACGGAGATCCTGGCCTCGGTGGTCGCCGGGCAGACCGAGCTGCACGCGGCCTTTGGCGGCGTCGTGCCCGAAATCGCCGCGCGCGCCCATGCCGAGAAGCTCGACCTCTGTGTCGAGGAGGCGCTGGCGGGCGCGGGGGTGAGGCTCGGCGATCTGGACGGCGTGGCGGTGACGGCGGGGCCGGGGCTGATCGGCGGGGTGATGTCGGGCGTGATGTGCGCCAAGGGTATTGCCGCGGGCGCCGGGCTGCCGCTTGTGGGGGTCAACCATCTCGCGGGCCATGCGCTGACGCCGCGGCTGACCGACGGCATCGCCTTTCCGTATCTGATGCTGCTGGTCTCCGGCGGGCATTGTCAGTTTCTGATCGCCCACGGGCCGGAAGAATTCACCCGCCTTGGCGGCACGATCGACGATGCGCCTGGCGAAGCCTTTGATAAAACGGCGAAACTTCTTGGCCTGCCGCAGCCCGGCGGCCCCGCGGTCGAGGCGGAGGCCGCCACCGGCAACGCGCGCGCCTTTGCGCTTCCGCGCCCGCTGCTTGATCGGCCGGGGTGTGACATGTCGTTTTCCGGGCTGAAGACCGCGCTCCTGCGGGCGCGGGATGCGGCGGTGGCGGAGCATGGCGGCCTGCCGCGGCAGGTGCGCGCCGATCTCTGCGCGAGCTTTCAGGCCGCGGTGCGCGATGTTCTGGCGGAGAAATCCCGCCGCGCGCTGGCGATTTATCTCGCGCAGGCGCCCGGTGAGCCGGTCTTTGCCGTGGCGGGGGGCGTCGCGGCAAACAAGGCGCTTCGGGCCGAGTTAGAGACGGTTTGCGCCAAGCTCGGCGTGCGATTCACCGCGCCGCCGCTGCGGCTGTGCACCGATAACGCCGCGATGATCGCCTTCGCCGGGATCGAGCGGTTCCGCATGGGGGCGCGCGACGGGATGGATCTGCTCGCCCGGCCGCGCTGGCCGCTCGACCGCAGCGCGCCGGCGCTCGTTGGCTCCGGCAAGAAGGGGGCGAAAGCATGA
- a CDS encoding YciI family protein: MLFAIICRDKAGALQTRLDTRADHLAYIEATGVVKMAGPFLEEGQMCGSLVIVETEDLAAAQAWAAADPYAKAGLFESVSVTEWKKVIG; this comes from the coding sequence ATGCTTTTCGCCATCATCTGCCGCGACAAGGCCGGCGCGTTGCAAACCCGGCTCGACACCCGCGCCGACCACCTCGCCTATATCGAGGCGACGGGCGTGGTGAAAATGGCCGGGCCGTTCCTCGAAGAGGGGCAGATGTGCGGCTCGCTGGTGATCGTCGAGACCGAAGACCTCGCCGCCGCACAGGCCTGGGCCGCGGCTGACCCCTATGCCAAGGCGGGGCTCTTCGAGAGCGTTTCGGTCACCGAATGGAAGAAGGTGATCGGCTGA
- the phoB gene encoding phosphate regulon transcriptional regulator PhoB, which yields MSPAQQPCVLVVEDESAQREVLQYNLEAEGFRVVMAVNGDEALLMVREEKPDLIVLDWMLPNVSGIEICRRVKASPETRSIPIIMLSARSEEADRVRGLETGADDYVVKPYSVVELMARLRTQLRRTRPATMGERLQYEDIILDAGEHRVFRDGQPLKLGPTEFRLLSTLMEKPGRVWTRDQLLDRVWGRDIYVDTRTIDVHVGRLRKALMVNGGDDPVRTVRGTGYALG from the coding sequence ATGAGCCCCGCCCAACAGCCCTGCGTGCTGGTGGTCGAGGACGAATCGGCCCAGCGCGAAGTCCTGCAATACAACCTCGAGGCGGAGGGGTTCCGCGTCGTCATGGCGGTGAACGGCGATGAGGCGCTTCTCATGGTGCGCGAGGAAAAGCCCGATCTGATCGTGCTCGACTGGATGCTGCCCAATGTCTCGGGGATCGAGATCTGCCGGCGGGTGAAGGCCAGCCCCGAGACCCGCTCGATCCCGATCATCATGCTCTCGGCGCGCTCCGAGGAGGCCGACCGCGTGCGCGGCCTCGAGACCGGCGCGGATGATTACGTCGTCAAACCCTATTCGGTTGTCGAGCTGATGGCGCGGCTGCGCACCCAGCTGCGCCGCACCCGCCCCGCGACCATGGGCGAGCGGCTGCAATATGAGGATATCATCCTCGACGCGGGCGAGCACCGGGTGTTCCGCGACGGCCAGCCGCTGAAACTCGGCCCGACGGAGTTCCGGCTCCTCTCGACGCTGATGGAGAAACCCGGCCGGGTCTGGACGCGCGACCAATTGCTCGACCGGGTCTGGGGGCGCGACATCTATGTCGATACCCGCACGATCGACGTCCATGTCGGCCGGCTGCGCAAGGCGCTGATGGTCAACGGCGGCGACGATCCGGTGCGCACCGTGCGCGGCACGGGTTACGCGCTCGGCTGA
- a CDS encoding CbiX/SirB N-terminal domain-containing protein: MKQVVLVAHGSPSEPEPQEAALQALVARLGALCPGDEIRGATLASPGALARALDGLERPLIYPFFMAEGWFTRREMPRRIAELGVEVRYLRPLGLEPGLPDLIARDCLAGAKTAGIEPNSSDLILVGHGSKVARKSKDTTYAMAETLRRRLPFWRVRVALIEEPPFLVDIARESPGGVCLPFFALRAGHVAEDIPQALAEAGFDGVLLDPIGAHPGTAELIAAAIARAEAP; encoded by the coding sequence ATGAAACAGGTCGTTCTCGTTGCCCATGGCTCGCCCTCCGAGCCCGAACCGCAGGAAGCCGCGCTGCAGGCGCTGGTGGCGCGGCTCGGCGCGCTTTGCCCCGGCGATGAGATCCGCGGCGCGACGCTCGCAAGCCCGGGCGCCCTGGCCCGCGCGCTCGACGGGCTCGAGCGCCCGCTGATCTACCCGTTCTTCATGGCCGAAGGCTGGTTCACCCGGCGCGAGATGCCGCGGCGGATCGCCGAGCTGGGCGTCGAGGTGCGCTACCTGCGGCCGCTCGGGCTGGAGCCCGGCCTGCCCGATCTGATCGCGCGCGATTGTCTCGCGGGGGCGAAAACCGCCGGAATAGAGCCGAATTCGAGCGATCTGATCCTGGTCGGCCATGGCTCCAAGGTCGCGCGGAAATCGAAGGATACGACCTATGCGATGGCCGAGACCCTACGCCGGCGGTTGCCGTTCTGGCGAGTGCGGGTCGCGCTGATCGAGGAGCCGCCGTTCCTTGTCGATATCGCGCGCGAATCGCCCGGCGGGGTTTGCCTGCCGTTCTTTGCGCTGCGCGCGGGCCATGTCGCCGAGGATATCCCGCAGGCGCTCGCCGAGGCCGGGTTCGACGGCGTTCTCCTTGATCCGATCGGGGCGCATCCGGGCACCGCGGAGCTGATCGCCGCGGCAATCGCGCGCGCCGAGGCGCCGTGA
- a CDS encoding ribokinase, whose protein sequence is MTIYNLGSINADHLYRLDHLPRPGETLAALSYARGLGGKGANQSVAAARAGGAVRHIGALGADGAWMRARLVAAGVECSAVAEVAGASGHAIITVDAAGENAIVLHPGANRVITGETVRAALAGAGPGDWLIVQNETSAQIEAGQIALEQGLKLIYSAAPFEAGAARAMLPFTWLLILNEIEAEQLCAALGVGLGDLPVPHVLVTLGARGAVWHDLGAGAEVRVPAFAVAARDTTGAGDTFAGYLVAGLAEGRAPAAAMRLAAAAAAVKVTRAGTADAIPAREEVEAFLAAQPSA, encoded by the coding sequence ATGACGATCTACAATCTGGGCTCGATCAACGCCGATCATCTCTATCGGCTCGATCACCTGCCGCGGCCGGGGGAAACTCTGGCCGCGCTCTCTTATGCGCGGGGGCTTGGCGGCAAGGGCGCGAATCAGTCTGTCGCGGCGGCGCGGGCGGGCGGCGCGGTGCGCCATATCGGGGCGCTGGGCGCCGATGGGGCCTGGATGCGCGCGCGGCTTGTTGCGGCGGGGGTCGAGTGTTCGGCGGTGGCCGAGGTTGCGGGCGCCTCGGGCCATGCGATCATCACGGTCGATGCGGCGGGCGAGAATGCGATCGTGCTGCACCCGGGTGCGAACCGTGTGATCACAGGGGAAACGGTGCGCGCGGCGCTTGCGGGCGCGGGGCCGGGCGATTGGCTGATCGTGCAAAACGAGACCTCGGCGCAGATAGAGGCGGGGCAAATCGCGCTGGAACAGGGTCTGAAACTGATCTATTCCGCCGCGCCGTTCGAGGCCGGGGCGGCGCGGGCGATGTTGCCCTTCACCTGGCTCCTGATCCTCAACGAGATCGAGGCCGAGCAGCTTTGCGCGGCGCTGGGCGTGGGGCTGGGCGACTTGCCGGTGCCGCATGTGCTCGTCACGCTCGGGGCGCGCGGCGCGGTCTGGCATGACCTTGGCGCGGGCGCCGAGGTGCGGGTGCCGGCCTTTGCGGTTGCGGCGCGCGATACCACCGGCGCGGGCGATACCTTTGCGGGCTATCTCGTCGCGGGGCTGGCCGAAGGCCGGGCGCCGGCGGCGGCGATGCGGCTTGCGGCGGCGGCCGCGGCGGTGAAAGTGACACGGGCGGGCACCGCCGATGCGATCCCCGCCCGCGAAGAGGTCGAAGCCTTTCTCGCCGCTCAGCCGAGCGCGTAA
- the pstB gene encoding phosphate ABC transporter ATP-binding protein PstB, which translates to MNVMTRMENAVQASEIKISAKDVQVYYGASHAIKDVNIEILDKTVTAFIGPSGCGKSTFLRTLNRMNDTIDICRVEGEILLDGENIYDRKVDPVQLRAKVGMVFQKPNPFPKSIYDNVAYGPRIHGLTRSKAELDEIVESSLRKAALWNEVKDRIQEPGTGLSGGQQQRLCIARAVATSPEVLLMDEPCSALDPIATAQVEELIDELRENFSVVIVTHSMQQAARVSQRTAFFHLGNLVEFGDTTQIFTNPHDPRTESYITGRIG; encoded by the coding sequence ATGAACGTAATGACTCGAATGGAGAACGCCGTGCAGGCCAGTGAAATCAAGATCTCCGCCAAGGATGTGCAGGTCTATTACGGCGCCTCCCACGCGATCAAGGATGTCAACATCGAGATCCTCGACAAGACCGTCACCGCCTTCATCGGCCCGTCGGGCTGCGGGAAATCGACCTTCCTGCGCACGCTCAACCGGATGAACGACACGATCGACATCTGCCGCGTCGAGGGGGAAATCCTGCTCGATGGCGAGAATATCTATGACCGCAAGGTCGACCCGGTGCAGCTGCGCGCCAAGGTGGGGATGGTCTTCCAAAAGCCAAACCCCTTCCCGAAATCGATCTATGACAACGTGGCCTATGGCCCGCGCATCCACGGCCTGACCCGCTCGAAAGCCGAGCTCGACGAGATCGTGGAAAGCTCGCTGCGCAAGGCCGCGCTCTGGAACGAGGTCAAGGACCGCATTCAGGAGCCCGGCACCGGCCTTTCCGGCGGCCAGCAACAGCGTCTGTGCATCGCCCGCGCGGTGGCCACCTCGCCCGAGGTGCTCCTGATGGACGAACCCTGCTCGGCGCTCGACCCGATCGCGACGGCGCAGGTCGAGGAGCTGATCGACGAGCTGCGCGAGAATTTCTCGGTGGTGATCGTGACGCACTCGATGCAACAGGCCGCCCGCGTCAGCCAGCGCACCGCCTTCTTCCACCTCGGCAATCTCGTCGAATTCGGCGACACCACGCAGATCTTCACGAACCCGCACGATCCGCGCACCGAGAGCTATATCACCGGCCGGATCGGCTGA
- a CDS encoding EVE domain-containing protein, which yields MAYWLFKSEPNKWSWDQQVARGEAGEQWDGVRNYLARNNMRAMKIGDRGFFYHSNIGKEIVGVVEVCAESHPDSTTDDPRWDCVDIKAVKPLVRPVTLAEVKADSRLDKMALVTSMRLSVQPVTDEEWKIICALGGIDP from the coding sequence ATGGCGTATTGGCTCTTCAAATCCGAGCCGAACAAATGGTCCTGGGACCAGCAGGTCGCGCGCGGTGAGGCGGGCGAGCAATGGGACGGCGTGCGCAACTATCTCGCGCGCAACAACATGCGCGCGATGAAAATCGGCGATCGCGGGTTCTTCTACCATTCGAACATCGGCAAGGAGATCGTCGGCGTGGTCGAGGTCTGTGCCGAGAGCCACCCCGATTCGACCACCGACGACCCGCGCTGGGATTGCGTGGATATCAAGGCGGTGAAGCCGCTGGTGCGGCCGGTGACGCTCGCGGAGGTCAAGGCGGATAGCCGGCTCGACAAGATGGCGCTGGTGACCTCGATGCGGCTTTCGGTGCAGCCGGTGACGGACGAGGAATGGAAGATCATCTGCGCGCTCGGCGGGATCGACCCCTGA